From a single Bradyrhizobium sediminis genomic region:
- a CDS encoding citrate synthase family protein, giving the protein MKKSTALYLSAREAAAELAISPATLYAYVSRGLIRSEPSSDSRSHRYRAEDIRGLKERRTPSPEPRGLRNFDADLPVMDSSIATISEDGPIYRGVNCIDLAEKDTLEHAATLLWDVTGVDPFASDNCPHVSAEMRAIADAARHAAPIDRTVAVLALAASADPRAFTRAADGRAMVGGRILRLVIATMLNGTSSAKPLHLQIAKAWAPDQKHAPDLIRRALVLLAEHELNASAFTVRCAASTGLNLYDAVIAGLVALKGPKHGGAGVRAAQFLKTLVDRDVAPIIRERVALGERFAGFGHGVYKLGDPRAHALLEALHRAGAAEKLTREIPDRIAEATGEFVNIDYALAVLVHTLGLPPGNELVLFAMARTVGWIAHASEQLQHGGLIRPRARYIGPAPGRSPASTRS; this is encoded by the coding sequence ATGAAAAAATCGACGGCGCTTTACCTCTCGGCCCGCGAGGCGGCGGCTGAACTCGCGATCTCGCCGGCCACGCTCTATGCCTATGTCAGCCGCGGCCTGATCCGCTCCGAGCCTTCTTCCGATTCGCGCAGCCATCGCTATCGGGCGGAGGATATTCGCGGCCTCAAGGAGCGCCGGACACCGTCGCCGGAACCGCGCGGCCTCAGGAATTTCGACGCCGATCTGCCGGTGATGGATTCGTCGATTGCGACCATTTCCGAGGACGGCCCGATCTACCGCGGGGTGAACTGCATCGACCTTGCGGAAAAGGACACGCTCGAGCATGCCGCGACGTTGTTGTGGGACGTGACCGGCGTCGATCCCTTTGCTTCGGACAATTGTCCGCATGTGTCGGCCGAAATGCGCGCCATCGCCGATGCCGCGCGGCACGCCGCGCCGATCGATCGGACGGTTGCGGTACTGGCGCTGGCGGCAAGCGCCGATCCCAGGGCTTTCACCCGCGCCGCCGACGGGCGCGCCATGGTTGGCGGCCGCATCCTGCGGCTGGTGATCGCGACCATGTTGAACGGGACGTCTTCGGCAAAGCCGCTTCATCTCCAGATCGCCAAAGCGTGGGCGCCAGATCAGAAGCACGCCCCCGATCTGATCCGCCGCGCGCTGGTGCTGCTCGCCGAACATGAGCTGAATGCCTCGGCCTTTACCGTGCGCTGCGCGGCATCCACCGGCTTGAACCTTTACGACGCTGTCATTGCCGGCCTGGTGGCGCTGAAGGGCCCGAAACATGGCGGTGCGGGAGTCCGGGCGGCGCAATTTCTGAAGACGCTGGTCGATCGCGATGTCGCGCCCATCATCCGCGAGCGCGTCGCGCTCGGCGAGCGCTTCGCCGGCTTCGGTCATGGGGTCTACAAGCTGGGCGATCCGCGCGCGCATGCGCTGCTGGAAGCCCTGCACCGCGCCGGCGCGGCGGAAAAGCTCACCCGGGAAATTCCGGATCGGATCGCCGAAGCCACCGGCGAATTCGTCAATATCGACTACGCGCTCGCGGTGCTGGTGCATACGCTGGGTCTGCCGCCCGGCAATGAACTGGTGCTGTTTGCGATGGCGCGCACCGTCGGCTGGATTGCGCATGCGAGCGAACAATTGCAGCATGGCGGGCTGATCCGCCCGCGCGCGCGTTACATCGGTCCGGCGCCGGGCCGCAGCCCGGCCTCCACCAGGTCGTGA
- a CDS encoding J domain-containing protein, whose amino-acid sequence MAIDSSKFFDSIRIKPNKLSAKQQAAAREASAVCEWPECKNKGPHRAPKGRANDKEYWHFCLNHVREYNQSYNFFQGMNPDAVARYQKDALTGHRPTWKMGANTSAKKGKGGAEADLEGASDPFSMFSELNGRGRWRPGPGGAAGEAKVETRKIFNAERKALQVMGLGADATLETVKAKYKALVKQHHPDANGGDRSTEDRLIEIIKAYNYLKTVVRGAS is encoded by the coding sequence ATGGCGATTGATTCATCAAAATTCTTCGACTCCATTCGCATCAAGCCCAACAAGCTGAGCGCGAAGCAGCAGGCGGCTGCCCGCGAGGCTTCCGCCGTGTGCGAATGGCCGGAGTGCAAGAACAAGGGGCCGCATCGCGCGCCCAAGGGCCGGGCCAACGACAAGGAGTACTGGCACTTCTGTCTCAACCACGTCCGCGAATACAACCAGTCCTACAACTTCTTCCAGGGCATGAATCCCGATGCAGTCGCGCGCTACCAGAAGGATGCGCTGACCGGCCATCGTCCGACCTGGAAGATGGGCGCCAACACCAGCGCCAAGAAGGGCAAGGGCGGCGCCGAGGCCGACCTCGAAGGCGCGTCCGATCCGTTCAGCATGTTCAGCGAACTCAACGGCCGCGGCCGCTGGCGGCCGGGCCCGGGCGGCGCTGCCGGCGAAGCCAAGGTCGAGACCAGGAAGATTTTCAACGCCGAGCGCAAGGCGCTGCAGGTGATGGGGCTCGGCGCCGATGCGACGCTGGAAACCGTCAAGGCGAAATACAAGGCGCTGGTGAAGCAGCACCATCCCGACGCCAACGGCGGCGACCGCTCCACCGAGGATCGCCTGATCGAAATCATCAAGGCGTATAATTATCTCAAGACAGTGGTGCGCGGCGCGAGTTGA
- a CDS encoding citrate synthase/methylcitrate synthase, whose protein sequence is MNIQLSKTPIGLDGIPAAETVLSHVDGERGELIIAGEHVGDLVRKTGFEGVTARLWSGGTGQPVSEATVRAALGAARQRAFARLPDLLGITRGLSIVDGFRAAIAGLRAENGLPHEATIVGAFPVIAGALVQRAKGCDPVAPDPDASHAADTLSMMLNRKPGAREAAALDAYFVTVCDHGMNASTFTTRVVASTQADLFAAVTAGYCALTGPLHGGAPEPVLEMLDAIGSSERIKPWVDDALARGERLMGFGHRIYRVRDPRADVLKGAIERLAGSGADLPFAGEVEAYIRAALRRKNPDRPLDTNVEFFTAILLDALSIPRQAFTPVFAVARAAGWTAHAREQQRVGRLIRPSSAYIGPMP, encoded by the coding sequence ATGAACATCCAGCTTTCCAAGACCCCGATCGGGCTGGACGGCATTCCCGCCGCCGAAACCGTGCTCAGCCATGTCGATGGCGAGCGCGGCGAACTGATCATTGCCGGCGAACACGTCGGCGACCTCGTGCGCAAGACCGGGTTCGAGGGTGTGACCGCACGGCTATGGAGCGGTGGAACCGGCCAGCCGGTCAGCGAGGCGACGGTGCGCGCCGCTTTGGGCGCCGCCCGCCAACGCGCCTTTGCCAGGCTTCCGGACTTGCTCGGGATCACGCGCGGCTTGTCGATCGTCGATGGTTTCCGCGCCGCCATCGCCGGATTGCGCGCCGAAAACGGATTGCCGCATGAGGCGACGATCGTCGGTGCGTTTCCGGTGATCGCCGGCGCGCTGGTGCAGCGCGCGAAGGGCTGCGATCCTGTCGCGCCCGATCCGGACGCCAGCCATGCCGCCGACACGCTGTCGATGATGCTCAACCGCAAGCCCGGCGCGCGCGAGGCGGCGGCGCTCGATGCCTATTTCGTCACCGTGTGCGATCATGGCATGAATGCCTCGACCTTCACGACCCGCGTCGTGGCCTCGACGCAGGCCGACCTGTTCGCTGCCGTGACGGCAGGATATTGCGCGCTGACGGGCCCGCTTCACGGCGGCGCGCCGGAGCCGGTGCTGGAAATGCTGGATGCCATCGGCAGCAGCGAGCGCATCAAGCCGTGGGTCGACGACGCGCTTGCACGCGGCGAACGGCTGATGGGGTTCGGCCACCGCATCTATCGCGTGCGCGATCCGCGCGCCGACGTGCTGAAGGGCGCGATCGAGCGGCTCGCCGGCAGCGGCGCCGACCTGCCGTTCGCCGGTGAAGTCGAGGCCTATATCCGCGCGGCGCTGCGCCGGAAAAATCCGGACCGGCCGCTCGACACCAATGTGGAGTTCTTCACCGCGATCCTGCTCGACGCGCTGTCGATTCCCCGGCAGGCCTTTACGCCGGTCTTTGCAGTTGCGCGCGCCGCGGGATGGACGGCGCATGCGCGAGAGCAGCAGAGAGTGGGGCGATTGATACGGCCTAGTTCGGCCTATATCGGCCCGATGCCCTGA
- a CDS encoding acetyl-CoA carboxylase carboxyltransferase subunit alpha: MPDHMRSYLDFEKPVAELEAKVDELRALAATGSDIGDEIARIEDKAAEALSDLYANLTPWQKTLVARHPQRPHFTDFVNALITEFTPLAGDRKFGEDEALMGGFGRFRGESICVIGQEKGATTESRIKHNFGMARPEGYRKAVRLMEMADRFGIPVLSIVDSAGAYPGIGAEERGQAEAIARSTDACLSLGVPNVAIITGEGMSGGAIAITTASRVLMFEHAIYSVISPEAASSILWRDGTKAQEAATSMKITAQDMLRFGVIDQILKEPAGGAHRDSQAMIAATGDAIEQALNDLRNLGPDMIRKQRRQKFLDIGRKLA; this comes from the coding sequence ATGCCGGATCACATGCGCTCTTATCTCGATTTCGAAAAGCCCGTCGCCGAACTCGAAGCCAAGGTCGATGAACTGCGCGCGCTGGCGGCGACCGGCAGCGACATTGGCGATGAGATTGCGAGAATCGAAGACAAGGCCGCCGAGGCGCTGAGCGACCTCTACGCCAACCTGACGCCGTGGCAGAAGACCCTGGTGGCGCGGCATCCGCAGCGGCCGCATTTCACCGATTTCGTCAATGCGCTGATTACCGAATTCACCCCGCTCGCCGGCGACCGCAAGTTCGGCGAGGACGAGGCGCTGATGGGCGGGTTCGGCCGCTTCCGCGGCGAAAGCATCTGCGTGATCGGCCAGGAAAAGGGCGCCACCACCGAATCCCGCATCAAGCATAATTTCGGCATGGCGCGGCCCGAGGGCTATCGCAAGGCCGTCCGGCTGATGGAAATGGCGGATCGATTCGGCATTCCCGTACTGTCGATCGTCGATTCCGCCGGCGCCTATCCCGGCATCGGCGCCGAGGAGCGCGGCCAGGCCGAGGCGATCGCGCGCTCCACCGACGCCTGCCTGTCGTTGGGGGTGCCCAATGTCGCGATCATCACCGGCGAAGGCATGTCGGGCGGCGCCATCGCGATCACGACGGCGAGCCGGGTGCTGATGTTCGAACACGCGATCTACAGCGTGATCTCGCCGGAGGCAGCGTCCTCGATCCTGTGGCGCGACGGCACCAAGGCGCAGGAAGCCGCCACCAGCATGAAGATCACGGCGCAGGACATGCTGCGCTTCGGCGTGATCGACCAGATCCTGAAGGAGCCTGCCGGCGGCGCGCATCGCGACTCCCAGGCCATGATCGCGGCCACCGGCGACGCCATCGAGCAGGCCCTGAACGACCTGCGCAATCTCGGCCCCGACATGATCCGCAAGCAGCGGCGCCAGAAATTCCTCGATATCGGCCGAAAATTGGCTTGA
- the aroB gene encoding 3-dehydroquinate synthase, with amino-acid sequence MTAPLKRSDSVTVDVSLGERTYDIVIGRDVLQSLGARVAALRPGARTAIVTDRNVAKHWLDKAAASLAQAGIATSHVIVEEGEGSKTYAGLEKVSEALIAAKIERNDLVVALGGGVVGDLAGFAAAILRRGVDFVQVPTSLLAQVDSSVGGKTGINSPQGKNLLGAFHQPVLVVADTAVLDTLSPRQFRAGYAEVAKYGVLGDEAFFSWLEANHADIFSGGAAREHAIATSCRAKAAIVARDERETGERALLNLGHTFGHALEAATGFSDRLFHGEGVAVGIVLAAEFSAQLGMIPDTAATRVERHLAEVGLPTRLQDIAGFAQEGLADADALMALMAQDKKVKRGRLTFILIEAVGRAVIANDVEPALVREFLKAKLSRRT; translated from the coding sequence ATGACCGCGCCTTTGAAACGTTCCGATTCCGTCACCGTCGACGTCTCGCTCGGCGAGCGCACCTATGACATCGTCATCGGCCGCGACGTGCTGCAATCGCTGGGCGCCCGCGTCGCCGCGCTGCGGCCCGGCGCGCGTACCGCCATCGTCACCGACCGTAATGTCGCAAAACACTGGCTCGACAAGGCTGCGGCGTCACTGGCGCAGGCCGGCATTGCTACCTCGCACGTCATTGTCGAGGAAGGCGAGGGTTCGAAGACCTATGCCGGTCTCGAGAAGGTGAGCGAGGCGCTGATCGCGGCGAAGATCGAGCGCAACGATCTCGTGGTCGCGCTCGGCGGCGGTGTGGTCGGCGATCTCGCGGGCTTCGCAGCCGCGATCCTGCGCCGCGGCGTCGATTTCGTGCAGGTGCCGACCTCGCTTCTGGCGCAGGTCGATTCTTCCGTCGGCGGCAAGACCGGGATCAACTCGCCGCAGGGGAAGAATCTGCTCGGCGCGTTTCACCAGCCGGTGCTGGTGGTGGCCGACACCGCGGTGCTCGACACATTATCGCCGCGCCAGTTCCGCGCCGGCTATGCCGAAGTCGCCAAATACGGCGTGCTCGGCGACGAAGCGTTCTTCTCCTGGCTCGAGGCCAACCACGCCGATATTTTCTCGGGCGGTGCGGCGCGCGAGCACGCGATCGCCACATCCTGCCGCGCCAAGGCCGCGATCGTGGCGCGCGACGAACGCGAAACCGGCGAGCGGGCGCTGCTCAACCTCGGCCATACTTTCGGCCACGCGCTGGAAGCCGCCACCGGCTTTTCCGACCGGCTGTTCCATGGCGAGGGCGTCGCCGTCGGCATTGTGCTGGCGGCGGAATTTTCCGCGCAGCTCGGGATGATCCCGGACACTGCGGCGACGCGGGTCGAACGTCACCTTGCCGAGGTCGGCCTGCCGACCCGTCTGCAGGACATCGCCGGATTTGCCCAGGAGGGGCTCGCCGACGCCGACGCGCTGATGGCGCTGATGGCGCAGGACAAGAAGGTCAAGCGCGGCCGGCTCACCTTCATTCTGATCGAGGCGGTCGGCCGCGCCGTGATTGCCAACGACGTCGAACCTGCGCTGGTCCGCGAATTTCTGAAAGCGAAGCTGTCGCGCAGGACCTAA
- a CDS encoding shikimate kinase, with translation MPETATPSGAGTSQEADIMSALGTRSIVLVGMMGAGKSTIGRRLSARLRLPFLDADTEIEAAAGMSIPDIFETHGEPHFRDGEARVIARLLDSGPAVIATGGGAFMREETRNRIRDKAVSIWLKADADIIMKRVKRRADRPLLQTADPAATVGRLIEEREPVYRHADLTIWSRDVPHEKIVDECLDALHVWLCGDGPRQAPNALSATS, from the coding sequence ATGCCCGAGACAGCCACACCTTCCGGCGCCGGCACCTCCCAAGAGGCCGATATCATGTCGGCGCTGGGAACGCGGTCGATCGTGCTGGTCGGCATGATGGGAGCCGGCAAATCCACCATCGGGCGGCGGCTGTCGGCGCGGCTGCGTCTGCCGTTCCTCGACGCCGATACCGAGATCGAGGCCGCGGCCGGGATGTCGATACCGGACATTTTCGAAACCCACGGCGAGCCGCATTTCCGGGACGGCGAGGCGCGGGTGATCGCGCGGCTGCTCGACAGCGGTCCGGCCGTGATCGCCACCGGCGGCGGCGCGTTCATGCGCGAGGAGACCCGCAACCGGATCCGCGACAAGGCCGTTTCGATCTGGCTCAAGGCCGATGCCGACATCATCATGAAGCGGGTGAAGCGCCGCGCCGACCGCCCGCTGCTGCAAACCGCGGATCCGGCGGCGACCGTCGGACGGCTGATCGAGGAACGCGAACCGGTCTATCGGCATGCCGACCTGACGATCTGGTCGCGCGACGTCCCGCATGAAAAAATCGTCGACGAGTGCCTCGATGCCCTGCACGTCTGGTTGTGCGGCGACGGCCCCAGGCAAGCACCGAACGCATTGAGCGCCACATCATGA
- the xerD gene encoding site-specific tyrosine recombinase XerD, whose protein sequence is MRSSKTSDAKLISLFLDMLAAEQGAGNNTLDAYRRDLTDFSGFLVGSGKGFASVETQMLRDYLADLDARGFKSSSVARRLSALRHLFRFLLNERVRGDDPAAILAGPKRGRGLPKVLSISDVDRLLVHAKSLTEAPEASALQRLRAMRLYCLLEVLYATGLRVSELVSLPLSASRRDARMIVVRGKGDKERLVPLNEASRQAMADYLKAMEALKGEKKKNAAASKWLFPSFGESGHLTRQHFARDLKELAASAGLAPRLVSPHVLRHAFASHLLHNGADLRIVQTLLGHTDISTTQIYTHVVEERLKSLVRDLHPLAEK, encoded by the coding sequence ATGCGTTCCAGCAAAACATCCGATGCCAAACTCATCAGCCTGTTCCTCGATATGCTGGCCGCGGAACAGGGCGCCGGCAACAACACGCTCGACGCGTATCGCCGCGATCTGACGGATTTCTCGGGATTCCTGGTCGGCAGCGGCAAGGGGTTTGCGTCGGTCGAAACCCAAATGCTGCGGGACTATCTCGCCGACCTTGACGCCCGCGGCTTCAAATCGTCGAGCGTGGCGCGGCGGCTGTCGGCGCTGCGGCATCTGTTCCGCTTCCTGCTCAACGAGCGGGTTCGCGGCGACGATCCCGCCGCCATTCTGGCCGGCCCGAAGCGCGGCCGCGGCCTGCCGAAAGTGCTGTCGATATCCGACGTCGACCGGCTGCTGGTGCACGCCAAATCGCTGACGGAGGCCCCGGAAGCCTCTGCGCTGCAGCGGCTTCGCGCGATGCGACTGTATTGCCTGCTGGAGGTGCTCTACGCCACCGGCTTGCGGGTATCGGAGCTGGTGTCGCTGCCGCTGTCGGCGTCGCGCCGCGACGCCCGCATGATCGTGGTGCGCGGCAAGGGCGACAAGGAACGGCTGGTGCCGCTGAACGAGGCTTCGCGGCAGGCGATGGCCGACTACCTCAAGGCGATGGAAGCGCTGAAGGGCGAGAAAAAGAAAAACGCGGCAGCCTCGAAATGGCTGTTTCCCTCGTTCGGCGAGAGCGGACATCTGACGCGGCAGCATTTCGCCCGCGACCTGAAGGAGCTTGCGGCATCGGCCGGACTGGCGCCGCGGCTGGTCAGCCCGCATGTGCTGCGTCACGCCTTCGCGAGCCATCTGCTGCACAACGGCGCCGACCTGCGCATCGTGCAGACGCTGCTCGGCCATACCGACATCTCGACCACGCAGATCTACACCCATGTGGTCGAGGAACGGCTGAAGAGCCTGGTGCGCGACCTGCATCCGCTGGCGGAGAAGTGA
- a CDS encoding BolA family protein: MSTKDAITKKLREAFAPESLDVADESHLHEGHAGHRPGGETHFRVYIVSPAFKGKSRIERHRMINAALAGELAGSVHALAIKAEAPGEAG; the protein is encoded by the coding sequence ATGAGCACCAAAGACGCTATCACAAAGAAGTTGCGTGAAGCTTTCGCGCCGGAAAGCCTCGACGTCGCGGACGAATCACATCTGCATGAAGGCCATGCCGGCCACAGGCCGGGCGGCGAGACGCATTTCAGGGTCTATATTGTGTCGCCGGCCTTCAAAGGGAAGAGCCGGATCGAGCGCCACCGCATGATTAATGCGGCACTGGCCGGGGAACTCGCGGGCTCCGTACACGCGCTGGCGATCAAGGCAGAGGCGCCGGGGGAAGCCGGCTAA
- a CDS encoding histidine kinase — protein MPSLFRFLTVVAIIGGIVYGALFALANFVNPKPREMTVTIPADRFLKK, from the coding sequence ATGCCCAGCCTGTTCCGCTTCCTGACGGTCGTCGCCATCATCGGCGGGATCGTCTATGGCGCGCTCTTCGCGCTGGCGAATTTCGTCAATCCGAAACCGCGGGAAATGACCGTTACCATCCCCGCAGACAGGTTCCTCAAGAAATAG
- a CDS encoding hemolysin family protein, whose translation MTETIFNLLIAVFLLAANAFYVAAEFALVKSRGFRINAMAEQNRFGARLLQQMLGNIEAYLACCQLGITMASLGLGWVGEPTVSALLEPVLTRAGMSDSTLHFTAFMVGFLVFSSLHIVIGEQVPKTLAIREPVPVSQWIAYPLYVSFLLFYPLNWMLNSASRAILRVLGVKEGSQQEILTDVEIRGLVEMSAEHGEMEEGEAEYIQNVFRFGELQVSDVMVHRTEMVMLNADLPADELVREVLATEYTRIPLWRDKPENIIGVLHAKDLLRAIRSADGDTSRIDVAAIALPPWFVPEMRPVSDQLKAFRRRKTHFALVVDEYGEVEGMVTLEDILEEIVGDISDEHDVVVAGVRAQPDGSVVVDGSVPIRDLNRAMNWHLPDEEATTIAGLVIHEARSIPERGQSFTFHGFRFRVLRRERNRITALRIVPVPREAEVEEKKPKRAGTSF comes from the coding sequence ATGACCGAGACGATCTTCAATCTGCTGATTGCCGTCTTCCTGCTCGCCGCCAACGCATTCTACGTTGCCGCGGAGTTCGCGCTGGTCAAGAGCAGGGGTTTTCGCATCAACGCGATGGCGGAACAGAACCGCTTCGGCGCCCGCCTGCTGCAGCAGATGCTCGGGAACATCGAAGCCTATCTCGCCTGCTGCCAGCTTGGCATCACCATGGCCTCGCTCGGCCTCGGCTGGGTGGGCGAACCGACGGTTTCGGCGCTGCTGGAGCCGGTTCTGACCCGGGCCGGGATGTCCGATTCGACCCTTCATTTCACAGCGTTCATGGTCGGCTTCCTCGTGTTCTCCTCGCTGCACATTGTTATTGGCGAACAAGTGCCGAAGACCCTGGCCATTCGGGAACCGGTGCCGGTCTCGCAATGGATCGCCTATCCTCTCTATGTCTCCTTCCTGCTGTTTTACCCGTTGAACTGGATGCTCAATTCAGCTTCCCGCGCGATCCTTAGGGTGCTGGGCGTCAAGGAGGGTTCGCAGCAGGAAATTCTGACCGATGTCGAGATCAGGGGACTGGTGGAGATGTCGGCCGAGCATGGCGAGATGGAAGAGGGCGAGGCGGAGTATATCCAGAACGTTTTCCGCTTTGGCGAGTTGCAGGTTTCCGACGTGATGGTTCATCGCACCGAGATGGTGATGCTCAACGCCGATCTTCCGGCCGATGAGCTGGTGCGCGAGGTGCTGGCCACGGAATACACGAGGATACCGCTGTGGCGCGACAAGCCGGAAAACATCATCGGCGTGCTGCACGCCAAGGATCTGCTGCGCGCGATTCGCTCCGCCGACGGCGATACCTCCAGGATCGATGTCGCGGCCATCGCGCTGCCGCCGTGGTTCGTGCCGGAGATGCGCCCGGTATCCGATCAGCTCAAGGCCTTCCGCCGCCGCAAGACCCACTTTGCGCTGGTGGTCGACGAATACGGCGAAGTCGAAGGCATGGTGACGCTGGAGGATATTCTGGAGGAGATCGTCGGCGACATTTCCGACGAGCACGACGTGGTGGTGGCCGGCGTCCGCGCCCAGCCCGACGGCTCGGTGGTGGTCGACGGCTCGGTGCCGATCCGCGATCTCAACCGCGCCATGAACTGGCACCTGCCCGACGAAGAGGCGACCACGATCGCGGGCCTCGTGATCCACGAGGCGCGCTCGATCCCGGAGCGCGGCCAGAGCTTCACGTTCCACGGTTTCCGGTTCCGCGTGCTGCGCCGTGAGCGCAACCGCATCACGGCACTGCGGATCGTGCCGGTGCCGCGCGAGGCCGAAGTCGAGGAGAAGAAGCCGAAACGGGCGGGGACGTCGTTTTAG
- the cobS gene encoding cobaltochelatase subunit CobS produces MTTAAMTKVHEPAGMPDMKVSVRQVFGIDSDLEVPAYSEVDPHVPDVDSDYRFDRATTLAILAGFAKNRRVMVTGYHGTGKSTHIEQVAARLNWPCVRVNLDSHISRIDLVGKDSIVVRDGKQVTEFRDGILPWALQHNIALVFDEYDAGRPDVMFVIQRVLEVSGRLTLLDQNKVIKPHPAFRLFSTANTVGLGDTSGLYHGTQQINQGQMDRWSIVTTLNYLAHDEEVEIVLAKAHHYRNPEGRDIVNKMVRLADLTRNAFANGDLSTVMSPRTVITWAENAEIFGDIGFAFRVTFLNKCDELERPLVAEFYQRCFNAELAESAVNVALS; encoded by the coding sequence ATGACGACCGCCGCCATGACCAAAGTGCACGAGCCCGCCGGTATGCCTGACATGAAGGTGTCGGTCCGGCAGGTTTTCGGTATCGACAGCGACCTCGAGGTGCCGGCCTATTCCGAGGTCGATCCGCACGTGCCGGACGTCGATTCGGATTACCGCTTCGACCGCGCCACCACGCTCGCCATTCTCGCCGGCTTCGCCAAGAACCGCCGCGTCATGGTCACCGGCTATCACGGCACCGGCAAGTCGACCCATATCGAGCAGGTCGCGGCACGGCTGAACTGGCCATGCGTGCGCGTCAATCTCGACAGCCACATCAGCCGTATCGATCTGGTCGGCAAGGATTCGATCGTCGTGCGCGACGGCAAGCAGGTCACCGAATTCCGCGACGGAATTCTGCCCTGGGCGCTGCAGCATAATATCGCGCTGGTGTTCGACGAATACGACGCCGGCCGTCCCGACGTGATGTTCGTGATCCAGCGTGTGCTGGAAGTTTCCGGCCGCCTGACGCTGCTCGACCAGAACAAGGTGATCAAGCCGCATCCGGCGTTCCGGCTGTTCTCGACGGCCAACACGGTCGGCCTCGGCGATACCTCCGGCCTCTATCACGGCACTCAGCAAATCAACCAGGGCCAAATGGACCGCTGGTCGATCGTCACTACGCTGAACTATCTGGCGCATGACGAGGAAGTCGAGATCGTGCTCGCCAAGGCCCATCACTACCGCAACCCGGAAGGCCGCGACATCGTCAACAAGATGGTGCGGCTTGCCGATCTCACCCGCAACGCCTTCGCCAATGGCGATCTGTCGACGGTGATGAGCCCGCGCACGGTGATCACCTGGGCGGAGAACGCCGAGATTTTCGGCGACATCGGCTTTGCGTTCCGCGTCACCTTCCTCAACAAGTGCGACGAACTGGAGCGGCCGCTGGTTGCCGAATTCTATCAGCGCTGCTTCAACGCGGAGTTGGCGGAATCCGCGGTGAACGTGGCGCTTTCGTAG
- a CDS encoding DedA family protein: MASFLDPLIAFVAAHAWLAYLTLFLAALLEAVPVAGAVIPGSTIILALGALVPGGELQLAPVLAAAIAGALLGDGSAFLIGHRAQREILGSWPLSNYPRLIAQSEAFFHRWGLLAVFFARFVPPIRAFVPITAGALDMAPLRFYAVNVPAILLWGAAHVLPGVLAISVLHHYAGIPHHTGVGKHYWMLTVVGGALVAALAAWIIRRRKARTMIEPTAEKIRSDFR, translated from the coding sequence GTGGCCTCCTTCCTCGATCCATTGATCGCGTTCGTTGCGGCACATGCGTGGCTGGCCTATCTGACGCTGTTCCTCGCCGCTTTGCTGGAGGCGGTACCGGTGGCAGGGGCGGTGATTCCGGGCTCGACCATCATCCTGGCGCTGGGCGCGCTGGTGCCCGGCGGCGAACTGCAACTTGCGCCGGTGCTGGCCGCCGCGATCGCCGGCGCCCTGCTCGGCGACGGATCGGCGTTCCTCATCGGTCATCGCGCCCAGCGCGAAATCCTGGGTTCCTGGCCGCTGTCGAACTATCCGCGCCTGATCGCGCAGAGCGAAGCGTTCTTTCATCGCTGGGGGTTGCTGGCGGTGTTCTTCGCCCGCTTCGTGCCGCCGATACGCGCCTTCGTGCCGATCACGGCCGGCGCGCTCGACATGGCGCCGCTGCGCTTTTACGCCGTCAATGTCCCGGCGATCCTGCTGTGGGGCGCCGCCCATGTGCTGCCGGGCGTGCTGGCGATATCGGTGCTGCACCACTATGCCGGAATTCCGCACCATACCGGGGTCGGCAAGCATTACTGGATGCTGACGGTCGTCGGCGGCGCCCTCGTCGCCGCGTTGGCCGCGTGGATCATCCGCCGCAGAAAGGCCCGAACCATGATCGAGCCGACCGCGGAAAAGATTCGAAGCGATTTTCGCTAA